The sequence TGTTGAGCACCTGGCCCTGCTTGAGCGTCGCGGGTTCGAGGAGCTTCAGCACGACGGAGTTGACCTCCATCGTGACGATCTTCGCCTTGAGCACGTGGCCCGAGGACTCGATGTCCACGACCTGGTGCATGAAGAAGAGCGCGGAAGGCTCCGGAGCGCTGCTCACGGGGGCCATTGTCTCACAGGGACGTTCTCCGGTGTGTGATTTCGGCCGGCCTTGCCGCTCGGGGCCGGCGAGCGCTCATAGCACCGCTCACTTGACCTGGCCCCGGCTTACGTCCGCGGCCCCGTGCCTCACGTACGCGCTGAGTACGCTGCGGCCCGCGCTCGTAGTGTCGGCCGTCCGCCTTCGGCGAACGCTCCGACCGGCGCCCTGTGGGCGCGCGCGGGGCGAGGCCAACTGAGCGGCGCTATCACACGGCCCGCAACCGGGCCAGCAGCGACCGGATGCCCGCGTACTCGTCCGGGGGAACCCGGTAGGCGTCGCGCACCCAGGCGGCCAGGCCGCTACCCATGGCCGAGGGCGGCGGCAGCAGGATGGGCAGTTCGGCCAGGAACTGGCTCTGGAAGCGGAAATTGGCGGCACGCGGCGACATCTTCGACGAATAGAAGAGCCGGATGTAGAGCCAGGCCAGGACGTCGCTGTTGAGGAGGGCCGCCAGGCCGGCGGCCTGGCCGGCGTCGGACAGGGCCAGGCAATAGACGGTGCGGAGGCAGCGCACGCCCCCGGTATCGGGGGCCGCCACCAGACGCGGCGCGACGTCTCGAACCAGCACGCGGGGCCCGGCGGGCCGCGCCGGTGGTGGAAGGCGATCGGCGCCTGCCGGCACCGCGAGGCCGGCGGCCGTGACGTCCCGGCCCCGCACGGCCGGCCACCAGTCGGGCGGCGCGAGGGCGGCCGGCAGGATGGCCTTCTCCTCGGCCCGCCGCGTATCGCCCTCGGTCATGCGGGGGCAGACGTCGCCCAGACGCGGCGCCCCCAGGCGATCCAGCCACGAGAGGAAGGGGTCGGGCGCGAGCACCGACCAGGGCCGAGCCTGCCACCTGGCCTGGGTGACCGTGGCGACGGGCGCCTCGGCGATCGCCGCCACGACGTCGCGACCGTCAGGCGGCGGCGCGTCGCGACCCTGACCAGGCAGCACGGCGCTGATCCGCACCGCGTGGCCCGGGTCGGGCCGGCGCCGCGACAGGACCGTGATGGCGGCCGGAGGAATGGCCCGGTCGAAGGGCTCGAGCCCGCAAAGGTCCACGACCTCGGC comes from Candidatus Tanganyikabacteria bacterium and encodes:
- a CDS encoding N-6 DNA methylase; the encoded protein is MPSARPLSPDMAARKAAGAVYTPDALAGLVVARTLATMPDPPAALLDPACGTGHFLVAAWRALRQRWTGGPPPVARLSGIERDPAAAAACRETLLACAERDRVELGARPAKPRILVADALSHECDEQEGRFDAVVGNPPYVRIDRLTPADRAALAARFGPWLAGKWDLYHCFLARSLEFLKPGGSLGFLTPNQYLLGRSAARLREQLATTAEIAEVVDLCGLEPFDRAIPPAAITVLSRRRPDPGHAVRISAVLPGQGRDAPPPDGRDVVAAIAEAPVATVTQARWQARPWSVLAPDPFLSWLDRLGAPRLGDVCPRMTEGDTRRAEEKAILPAALAPPDWWPAVRGRDVTAAGLAVPAGADRLPPPARPAGPRVLVRDVAPRLVAAPDTGGVRCLRTVYCLALSDAGQAAGLAALLNSDVLAWLYIRLFYSSKMSPRAANFRFQSQFLAELPILLPPPSAMGSGLAAWVRDAYRVPPDEYAGIRSLLARLRAV